A section of the Arcobacter roscoffensis genome encodes:
- a CDS encoding nickel-dependent hydrogenase large subunit translates to MAKKHLVIDPITRIEGHLRIEAIIDENNVVTDAYSSSTMFRGIEEILKGRDPRDCGLLAMRICGVCTGTHYQRSIEAVEHAFNVTIPKNARLVRNLIQGALYVHDHIVHFYHLHALDWVDITEALKADPKKTVAEAQKWAKVAGDRPWNASEDNYKAVQERVEKYIKQGRLGIFGNAYWGSKGFKLTPEQNLIGLSHYLDALEIQRELGKMMAIFGGKNPHPQSFVVGGVTCVQDIKNPARIAEFKQILKAGRKFTKQAYLPDVYMAGTMYADEALEGIGGGLGNFMSYGDFNMDDLPFYEASKLFPSGIVKNKDLSKVYEVNQEKITEDVTHAWYEGSTNLHPYDGETKPNFTGFGKKEDNIAYLDTENKYSWIKSPLYDDERMEVGPLARMIVGVAKGDERISKYVTTFLKNGNLPTKVLFSTVGRTAARAIETELMCDVMMEWCDELASNVAHGDLSTWTEFDFDSVSGDVQGYGMAEAPRGGLGHWVKIKDGKVANYQAVVPSTWNAAPRDYKGRLGAYEASLVGTKVANPDQPLEILRTVHSFDPCIACAVHIIDTNGKELGVYKVDPIGGTSRA, encoded by the coding sequence ATGGCAAAAAAACACTTAGTAATTGACCCAATTACAAGAATTGAAGGACATCTTAGAATTGAGGCAATTATAGATGAAAACAATGTTGTAACAGATGCATACTCTTCTTCTACTATGTTTAGAGGAATTGAAGAGATTTTAAAGGGAAGAGACCCAAGAGATTGTGGTTTACTAGCAATGAGAATTTGTGGTGTTTGTACAGGTACTCACTATCAAAGATCAATAGAAGCAGTTGAGCATGCCTTCAATGTTACTATTCCAAAAAATGCAAGATTAGTTAGAAACTTAATTCAAGGTGCACTTTATGTACATGACCATATCGTTCATTTTTATCATTTACACGCTCTTGACTGGGTTGATATTACAGAAGCACTTAAAGCTGATCCTAAAAAAACTGTAGCAGAAGCTCAAAAGTGGGCAAAAGTTGCAGGTGATAGACCATGGAATGCAAGTGAAGATAACTATAAAGCTGTTCAAGAAAGAGTTGAAAAGTATATCAAACAAGGAAGATTAGGTATTTTTGGAAATGCTTACTGGGGATCAAAAGGCTTTAAACTTACTCCTGAGCAAAACTTAATCGGTTTATCTCACTATCTTGATGCTTTAGAAATCCAAAGAGAACTTGGAAAAATGATGGCTATCTTTGGTGGTAAAAACCCACACCCACAATCATTTGTTGTTGGTGGTGTTACTTGTGTTCAAGATATTAAAAACCCTGCAAGAATTGCTGAGTTTAAACAAATACTAAAAGCTGGAAGAAAGTTCACAAAACAAGCATATTTACCAGATGTTTACATGGCTGGAACTATGTATGCTGATGAAGCACTTGAAGGAATTGGTGGAGGTTTAGGAAACTTCATGTCTTATGGTGACTTTAATATGGATGATTTACCATTCTATGAAGCTTCTAAGTTATTCCCATCAGGTATTGTAAAAAATAAAGATTTATCAAAAGTATATGAAGTAAATCAAGAAAAGATTACAGAAGATGTTACTCATGCTTGGTATGAGGGAAGTACAAACCTTCACCCATACGATGGTGAGACTAAACCAAACTTTACAGGTTTTGGTAAAAAAGAAGACAATATCGCTTACTTAGATACTGAAAATAAATACTCTTGGATTAAATCACCACTATATGATGATGAAAGAATGGAAGTAGGACCACTTGCAAGAATGATTGTAGGTGTTGCAAAAGGTGATGAGAGAATCTCTAAATATGTAACTACTTTCCTAAAAAATGGTAACTTACCAACAAAAGTTTTATTCTCAACAGTTGGAAGAACAGCTGCAAGAGCTATTGAAACTGAACTTATGTGTGATGTTATGATGGAATGGTGTGATGAATTAGCATCAAATGTTGCTCATGGAGATTTATCTACATGGACTGAATTTGACTTTGATTCAGTATCAGGTGATGTACAAGGTTATGGTATGGCTGAGGCTCCAAGAGGAGGATTAGGTCACTGGGTTAAAATCAAAGATGGAAAAGTTGCAAACTATCAAGCAGTAGTTCCTTCAACTTGGAATGCAGCCCCTAGAGATTATAAAGGAAGACTTGGTGCTTATGAAGCATCACTTGTTGGTACAAAAGTAGCAAATCCTGACCAGCCTTTAGAAATCTTAAGAACTGTTCATAGTTTTGATCCTTGTATTGCTTGTGCTGTACATATTATTGATACAAATGGAAAAGAGTTAGGTGTTTATAAAGTAGATCCAATAGGAGGGACAAGCCGTGCCTAA
- a CDS encoding HyaD/HybD family hydrogenase maturation endopeptidase: MKKNIVVGVGNMLFKDEGVGIYASEYLKQNYEFDGDLEIIDGGTLGFKLMTYFQEYENVIILDTVSIEENAGEIYRLPSDVLLGMGNYRKTAHEVEIVEMLEIVSVLDSHAKVTILGIIPEDIISVGIGLTETIENRFEEFILNAIKEIESLGVKTKKVNNIAIPDIVKSMIGSYNGEHLSRIPNEEDIRHATNI, translated from the coding sequence ATGAAGAAAAATATAGTTGTTGGTGTAGGAAATATGCTTTTCAAAGATGAGGGTGTTGGTATTTATGCCTCTGAGTATTTAAAACAAAACTATGAGTTTGATGGGGATTTAGAGATTATAGATGGTGGTACATTAGGTTTTAAACTAATGACATATTTTCAAGAGTATGAAAATGTAATTATTCTTGATACTGTATCTATTGAAGAGAATGCAGGTGAGATATATAGACTTCCTTCTGATGTACTTTTAGGCATGGGAAACTACAGAAAAACTGCCCATGAAGTAGAAATAGTTGAAATGCTTGAGATTGTATCTGTTTTAGACTCTCATGCTAAAGTTACTATTTTAGGAATTATTCCTGAAGATATAATCTCTGTTGGTATTGGTTTGACTGAAACTATTGAAAATAGATTTGAAGAGTTTATTTTAAACGCTATAAAAGAGATAGAATCACTTGGCGTAAAAACTAAAAAAGTAAATAATATAGCCATACCAGATATTGTAAAAAGTATGATTGGTAGTTATAATGGTGAACACTTAAGTAGAATTCCAAATGAAGAAGATATAAGACATGCAACTAATATATAA
- a CDS encoding cytochrome b/b6 domain-containing protein, with the protein MTVTMRIIHWVTVISMIIAVVTGLYIGHPYYQTFIADPAVDKYVMAWNRWWHFIVAIIFDVTAILVGYLYFFSRFEKPYKKLIPNKQNLVEFWEVLLNLITLNRRKKFDSTHSDSFNTVFFTVFHLLLVLMLFTGLQLYVHALASGTSSIGAWWPAMLHLVTDWTLYVFGGNMGVRYTHHFSMYLIIMWVMFHVYYQVWRTIFWQEGDIAIVVGGSKFVKEEEDKKQD; encoded by the coding sequence ATGACTGTAACCATGCGAATCATTCACTGGGTAACAGTGATAAGCATGATTATTGCAGTTGTAACCGGTCTTTATATAGGTCACCCTTATTATCAAACTTTTATTGCTGATCCAGCTGTGGATAAGTATGTTATGGCTTGGAATAGATGGTGGCATTTTATTGTTGCAATTATATTTGATGTAACTGCAATTTTAGTTGGGTATTTATACTTCTTCTCAAGGTTTGAAAAGCCTTATAAGAAGTTGATTCCAAATAAGCAAAATCTTGTAGAGTTTTGGGAAGTTCTTTTAAATCTAATTACTTTAAATAGAAGAAAAAAGTTTGACTCAACTCATAGTGATAGTTTTAATACTGTATTTTTTACAGTATTTCACTTACTATTAGTACTTATGTTATTTACAGGTTTACAGTTATATGTACACGCACTTGCTTCTGGTACATCTTCAATCGGTGCTTGGTGGCCTGCAATGCTTCACTTAGTTACTGATTGGACGCTATATGTATTTGGTGGAAATATGGGTGTTAGATATACTCATCACTTTAGTATGTATCTAATCATCATGTGGGTTATGTTCCATGTTTACTATCAAGTATGGAGAACAATCTTCTGGCAAGAAGGAGACATCGCTATAGTTGTTGGTGGTTCTAAATTTGTAAAAGAAGAAGAGGATAAAAAACAGGATTAA
- a CDS encoding nickel-dependent hydrogenase large subunit, producing MKTVDIVERIEGEARLNCTWENGFVKDTQIDFLNFRGFEYILEGKPALDALVYTPRICGICGQAHLKATVEALENIYKSLNEELVITNKAKILREIGLNIEIIDSHIKWFYMFILPDVIKLKENDLKEYSPLKGKRWLEACKTASETIKALAIIGGQWPHTSYMIPGGVVSDPTLLDLTSMMNYLDLAINFFEDSIAGVSFDKYLSFNSVDDLNILNEDLKYFTNLSFEYSLQKYGTSYDRHLALSDSSISKRGKIRQRLTDKLDLNKIKENCDRTFKVEEDSKNKEKHTWSKAVTYNSMFYETGPFSRAMVSHREFIYELHKSYKDSVFTRVMARVDEIAHLLHSTKELIKQVDISEESYIKPKISLKDIPKANAKSVVEACRGSLYHNVSIEKGIITKYDVITPTVWNLGPAIKDEKGVAQKAIIGSPSLDIAKIVLRSFDVCSVCTTH from the coding sequence TTGAAAACAGTAGATATAGTAGAGAGAATAGAAGGTGAAGCAAGACTTAACTGTACTTGGGAAAATGGCTTTGTCAAAGATACCCAAATAGATTTTTTAAATTTTAGAGGTTTTGAGTATATATTAGAAGGTAAACCAGCTTTAGATGCACTTGTATACACTCCAAGAATTTGTGGAATTTGTGGACAGGCTCATTTAAAAGCTACTGTTGAAGCTTTGGAGAATATTTATAAAAGTCTAAATGAAGAACTAGTTATTACAAATAAAGCTAAGATTTTAAGAGAAATAGGTTTAAATATTGAAATAATTGATTCACATATAAAATGGTTTTATATGTTTATTTTACCTGATGTAATTAAACTTAAAGAAAATGACTTAAAAGAGTACTCACCGCTAAAAGGCAAAAGATGGTTAGAAGCTTGTAAAACAGCAAGTGAAACTATAAAAGCTTTAGCAATTATAGGCGGTCAGTGGCCACATACTTCTTATATGATACCAGGTGGAGTAGTAAGTGACCCAACTTTACTTGACTTGACTTCTATGATGAACTATTTGGATTTAGCAATTAACTTTTTTGAAGACTCTATTGCCGGAGTTAGTTTTGATAAATATTTATCTTTTAATAGTGTAGATGATTTAAATATTTTAAATGAGGATTTAAAATATTTTACAAACTTGAGTTTTGAATACTCACTGCAAAAATATGGCACTTCTTATGATAGACATCTTGCACTAAGTGACTCTTCTATTTCTAAAAGAGGAAAGATTAGGCAAAGACTTACAGATAAACTTGACTTAAATAAGATAAAAGAGAATTGTGATAGAACTTTTAAAGTTGAAGAAGATAGTAAAAATAAAGAGAAACATACTTGGTCAAAAGCAGTTACTTATAACTCAATGTTTTATGAAACAGGACCTTTTTCTCGTGCGATGGTTTCACATAGAGAGTTTATTTATGAGCTTCATAAATCATATAAAGACTCAGTATTTACAAGAGTAATGGCAAGAGTTGATGAAATCGCTCACCTTTTACATAGTACAAAAGAGTTAATCAAACAAGTAGATATAAGTGAAGAGTCTTATATAAAACCAAAAATATCACTAAAAGATATACCAAAAGCAAATGCTAAATCAGTTGTTGAAGCTTGTAGAGGTTCACTTTATCATAATGTCTCAATTGAAAAAGGAATTATCACAAAATATGATGTAATCACTCCTACTGTTTGGAACTTAGGTCCTGCTATAAAAGATGAAAAAGGAGTGGCTCAAAAAGCAATAATTGGCTCACCTTCACTAGATATTGCAAAAATAGTTCTTAGAAGTTTTGATGTTTGCTCTGTTTGTACAACTCACTAA
- a CDS encoding hydrogenase small subunit — protein MIDSTEMVKKVFTQKSGRVDTNRGDEYYNSLFENAKNRLSTLREQEPLKDIDMMDVIESEGVNRRDFMKWVSATTATLMLPPMFAPLVAEATELMNRVPVIWLELQDCAGNTEALLRSSAPTVDDLLFDVLSLEFHHALMAGAGHDAEHQLDEAMEHFKDNYLLFVEGSIPMGMNGNYGTIGPSGETFHDHLQRISKHAAAVVAVGTCATFGGVPAASPNPTGAVGVMDIVKGKPIINIPACPANPANMVGVVLHYILTGQVPELDSLLRPKFAFGYRIHDNCERRAHFDAGEFVEEWGDVGAQNNWCLYKVGCKGPMTFNNCSIIRYNEGTNWPIGAGHGCIGCSEPDFWDKYAYQRPMASANIKAPTGGVEKTVDEFGLGLLTATTVGIGVHAVASAVAGKKSGEEGEDK, from the coding sequence ATGATAGATTCTACAGAGATGGTAAAAAAAGTTTTTACCCAAAAATCAGGTAGAGTGGACACAAATAGAGGTGACGAATATTATAATTCTTTATTTGAGAACGCTAAAAATAGATTATCAACTTTAAGAGAGCAAGAGCCACTTAAAGATATTGATATGATGGATGTAATTGAGAGTGAAGGTGTAAATAGAAGAGATTTCATGAAGTGGGTAAGTGCTACAACTGCTACACTTATGTTACCTCCTATGTTTGCTCCTTTAGTTGCTGAGGCAACTGAACTTATGAATAGAGTTCCAGTAATTTGGCTTGAGTTACAAGACTGTGCTGGTAATACAGAAGCACTTTTAAGAAGTAGTGCACCAACTGTTGATGACTTGTTATTTGATGTATTAAGTTTAGAGTTCCACCATGCTTTAATGGCAGGAGCTGGACATGATGCTGAACATCAATTAGATGAAGCAATGGAGCATTTTAAAGATAACTATTTATTATTTGTAGAGGGTTCTATTCCTATGGGAATGAATGGAAACTATGGAACTATTGGACCATCAGGTGAGACTTTCCATGACCATTTACAAAGAATTTCTAAACATGCAGCAGCTGTTGTAGCTGTTGGTACTTGTGCTACATTTGGTGGAGTTCCTGCTGCCTCTCCAAATCCAACTGGTGCTGTTGGTGTTATGGATATTGTAAAAGGTAAGCCAATTATTAATATTCCTGCATGTCCTGCAAACCCTGCAAATATGGTTGGTGTAGTTTTACACTATATTTTAACAGGTCAGGTTCCAGAGTTAGACTCACTATTAAGACCTAAGTTCGCATTTGGATATAGAATCCACGATAACTGTGAAAGAAGAGCGCACTTTGATGCAGGTGAATTTGTAGAAGAGTGGGGTGATGTTGGAGCTCAAAACAACTGGTGTTTATATAAAGTTGGTTGTAAAGGTCCTATGACATTTAATAACTGTTCGATTATTAGATATAACGAGGGAACAAACTGGCCTATTGGTGCAGGTCATGGATGTATTGGGTGTTCTGAGCCAGACTTCTGGGATAAATATGCTTACCAAAGACCAATGGCAAGTGCAAATATAAAAGCTCCAACAGGTGGAGTTGAGAAAACAGTTGATGAGTTTGGATTAGGATTATTAACAGCTACAACAGTAGGTATTGGTGTTCATGCAGTTGCAAGCGCAGTTGCAGGTAAAAAATCAGGTGAAGAAGGAGAAGACAAATAA